From a single Brassica napus cultivar Da-Ae chromosome C9, Da-Ae, whole genome shotgun sequence genomic region:
- the LOC106411411 gene encoding cyclin-dependent kinase E-1, translating to MGDGSSTRSNSSNSSNSEKPEWLQQYNLVGKIGEGTYGLVFLARTKTQPKRPIAIKKFKQSKDGDGVSPTAIREIMLLREISHENVVKLFNVHINFADMSLYLAFDYAEYDLYEIIRHHRDKVGHSLNQYTVKSLLWQLLNGLNYLHSNWIIHRDLKPSNILVMGEGEEHGIMKIADFGLARIFQAPLKPLSDNGVVVTIWYRAPELLLGSKHYTSAVDMWAVGCIFAELLTLKPLFQGAEAKSSQNPFQVDQLDKIFKILGHPTVDKWPTLANLPHWQSDLQHIQAHKYDSAGLHNVVHLNLKSPAYDLLSKMLEYDPLKRITASQALEHEYFRMDPLPGRNAFVASQPMEKNVNYPTRPVDTNTDFEGTTSINPPQGVAAGNVAGGHGMGSRTMPRPMVAHNMQRMQPQGGVMAYNFPAQAGMNPSVPMQQRGMAQPHQQQQQQLRRKDPGMGMSGYAPPNKNRRL from the coding sequence ATGGGAGATGGAAGTAGCACCAGATCCAACAGCTCAAACAGCAGTAACTCTGAGAAACCAGAGTGGCTGCAACAGTACAATCTCGTCGGCAAGATCGGTGAAGGCACTTACGGTCTCGTCTTCTTGGCCAGAACCAAGACACAACCCAAAAGACCAATCGCCATCAAGAAGTTCAAACAGTCAAAAGACGGAGACGGAGTCTCCCCAACCGCCATCCGCGAGATCATGCTCCTCAGAGAGATCTCCCACGAGAACGTAGTCAAGCTCTTCAACGTCCACATCAACTTCGCGGACATGTCTCTCTACCTGGCCTTCGACTACGCGGAGTACGACCTCTACGAGATCATCAGGCACCACAGAGACAAAGTCGGACACTCGTTGAACCAGTACACGGTCAAGTCCTTGCTGTGGCAGCTCCTCAACGGGTTGAACTATCTACACAGTAACTGGATCATACACAGAGACTTGAAGCCGTCGAACATCTTGGTTATGGGggaaggagaagagcatgggaTCATGAAGATTGCTGATTTTGGGCTCGCGCGTATCTTCCAAGCTCCGTTGAAACCGCTGTCTGATAACGGAGTTGTGGTCACTATCTGGTACCGCGCGCCGGAGCTGCTTCTAGGGTCTAAGCACTACACTAGCGCGGTTGACATGTGGGCGGTTGGGTGTATATTCGCGGAGCTGCTGACTCTCAAACCGCTGTTCCAAGGAGCAGAGGCTAAGTCTTCTCAAAACCCTTTCCAAGTAGATCAGCTCGACAAGATATTCAAGATCTTGGGGCATCCGACGGTGGATAAATGGCCGACGCTGGCTAACCTTCCTCACTGGCAATCCGATCTTCAGCACATTCAAGCTCATAAATACGACAGCGCCGGTCTCCACAACGTGGTTCACTTAAATCTCAAAAGCCCTGCTTATGATCTCTTGTCCAAGATGCTTGAGTACGATCCTCTGAAGCGTATCACGGCCTCGCAGGCGTTAGAGCATGAGTATTTTAGGATGGATCCTCTCCCGGGAAGGAACGCGTTTGTAGCGTCCCAACCGATGGAGAAGAACGTGAATTACCCTACTCGTCCTGTTGATACAAACACTGACTTCGAAGGCACGACGAGTATTAACCCGCCTCAAGGAGTAGCGGCAGGAAACGTGGCGGGAGGTCATGGAATGGGGAGTAGAACGATGCCGAGACCGATGGTTGCGCATAACATGCAGAGGATGCAGCCGCAAGGAGGTGTGATGGCTTATAATTTTCCTGCGCAGGCTGGGATGAATCCTAGTGTTCCTATGCAGCAGAGAGGGATGGCTCAACCGcaccagcagcagcagcagcagttGAGGAGGAAAGATCCTGGAATGGGTATGTCTGGTTACGCACCTCCTAATAAGAACAGACGTCTCTAA
- the LOC125593334 gene encoding sorbitol dehydrogenase-like has protein sequence MTLGATHIVNAAKDAVERIRETTGGMGVDVAVEALGKPQTFMQCTLSVKDGGKAVMIGPSQAGFVGEIDINRLFRRKV, from the exons ATGACTCTTGGTGCTACACATATTGTCAATGCTGCTAAAGATGCTGTTGAAAGGATAAGA GAAACAACAGGTGGGATGGGTGTGGATGTTGCTGTTGAAGCCTTGGGAAAGCCTCAAACTTTCATGCAGTGCACACTAAGTGTAAAAGATGGTGGAAAAGCTGTGATGATTGGACCCTCACAAGCTGGTTTTGTTGGTGAAATAGACATAAACCGACTTTTTCGTAGGAAGGTATGA
- the LOC106408497 gene encoding disease resistance protein RML1A-like, producing the protein MASSSSSSSSRIRRYHVFPSFHGPDVRRTFLSHLHRHFTNKGITTFKDQEIERGQTIVPELVQAIRESKVSVVLLSKNYASSSWCLDELVEILKCREDQGQMMMTIFYDVDPSDVRKQSGRFGSAFEKACEGKPMEVKQRWTEALAYVATVAGEHSLNWTDEAGMVEKFVTDVSNKLNVTLSRDYDGVVGLQSHLRKLNALLCLECNEVKMIGIWGPAGIGKSTIARVLFCQLSTDFPLGCFMGNLKGGYKSIIGVDDYDLKLGLQNQLLSKILNQRDMRVYHLGSIKEWLQDQRVLIVLDDVDDLDTLDVLAKELSWFGLGSRIIVTTEDKKILKAHGVPDTYQYHVDFPSSKEAVEILCLSAFNHSSPREGFEEVANKVAKLCGNLPLGLCVVGSSLRGESKQEWELQLSRIETSLDAKIIDVLRVGYDRLSKKDQSIFLHVASIFNNNGFLYVKAMLANSNLDFENGLKTLDLKSLVDISFGWIEMHSLLQQLGRQVVYEQSDEPGKRQFLVEADEICTVLANETGTGSVIGISLDTSKVGGMISISGRAFEGMRNLRFLRFYMGSYNENASFPCILGDLTYLPRLSMLDWAFYPGKRLPSTFQPECLVTLRMTHSNLEKLWGGIQPLANLNEMDLSFSYKLKEMPNLTNATNLETLTLTGTSLVELPSSIKNSHRLKELKMSYCTKLRVIPTNNINLASLEKVDMNGCSRLRTFPNISSNIEYLDVGNTKIEDVPASVAERWSRLKYLIIGNKSLKRLTHVPINVIYLDLSNSDIKRIPDCVIGLRHLHDLIIRNCRKLVSLQSLPLSVWLLDATDCGSLKSVRFLLSASRAYSTTPNKCNDVNLEKEERRASSIFHPFRKSMFRNCLKLDEEARRLIIQRWDRCSFFEKS; encoded by the exons AtggcttcatcttcttcttcttcctcgtctcgCATAAGGAGATACCATGTGTTCCCTAGCTTCCACGGGCCAGACGTCCGCAGAACTTTTCTTAGTCATTTACACAGACACTTCACAAATAAAGGAATCACGACCTTCAAAGATCAGGAGATTGAGAGAGGCCAAACGATCGTCCCTGAACTTGTACAAGCCATCAGAGAATCAAAAGTCTCCGTAGTTTTGCTCTCGAAGAACTACGCTTCTTCAAGCTGGTGCTTAGATGAACTAGTTGAAATCTTGAAGTGCAGAGAAGATCAGGGACAGATGATGATGACGATTTTTTACGACGTCGATCCATCCGATGTGCGGAAACAAAGTGGACGCTTTGGAAGTGCGTTCGAAAAAGCTTGCGAAGGGAAACCAATGGAAGTGAAGCAGAGATGGACCGAAGCTTTGGCATATGTAGCAACCGTAGCAGGAGAACACTCTCTTAActg gaCTGATGAAGCTGGAATGGTCGAAAAGTTTGTCACGGATGTTTCGAACAAACTGAATGTTACACTGTCAAGGGATTACGACGGTGTGGTGGGACTGCAATCTCACTTGAGAAAACTGAACGCTTTGCTATGCCTTGAGTGCAATGAAGTGAAGATGATTGGAATATGGGGTCCTGCTGGAATCGGCAAGTCCACGATTGCTAGAGTTTTATTCTGTCAGCTTTCTACCGATTTTCCACTTGGATGCTTTATGGGGAACCTCAAGGGAGGTTACAAGAGCATCATTGGTGTTGATGATTATGATTTGAAGTTGGGTTTGCAAAACCAACTCCTGTCTAAGATTTTGAATCAAAGGGATATGAGGGTGTATCATCTAGGTTCAATAAAAGAATGGCTACAAGATCAAAGAGTTCTTATCGTTCTTGATGATGTAGATGATCTAGATACACTAGACGTCTTGGCTAAAGAACTTTCCTGGTTTGGTTTGGGAAGTCGGATCATTGTTACCACAGAAGATAAAAAGATTTTGAAAGCACATGGGGTTCCAGATACCTACCAATACCATGTCGATTTTCCATCCTCAAAAGAAGCCGTGGAGATCTTGTGTCTATCTGCTTTTAACCACAGTTCTCCACGAGAGGGTTTTGAAGAGGTCGCAAACAAAGTAGCAAAGCTTTGCGGTAATCTTCCGTTAGGCCTTTGTGTTGTGGGCTCATCTTTGCGTGGGGAGAGCAAGCAAGAGTGGGAACTTCAGTTATCTAGGATCGAAACTAGTCTTGATGCAAAAATCATAGACGTTTTAAGAGTGGGATATGACAGATTGTCAAAGAAAGATCAATCAATATTCCTTCACGTTGCAAGCATCTTCAACAATAATGGTTTTCTCTATGTGAAAGCCATGCTCGCTAACAGTAATTTGGATTTCGAAAATGGGTTGAAGACCCTAGATCTTAAATCTCTTGTGGATATATCTTTTGGGTGGATAGAGATGCACTCTTTACTACAACAATTGGGGAGACAAGTAGTTTATGAACAGTCTGATGAGCCCGGGAAACGTCAGTTTTTAGTAGAGGCCGACGAGATTTGTACTGTGCTTGCAAATGAAACA GGGACTGGATCTGTCATAGGTATATCACTTGATACGTCGAAGGTCGGCGGGATGATTTCTATAAGTGGGCGAGCCTTTGAAGGAATGCGTAATCTCCGGTTCTTAAGATTTTACATGGGTTCTTATAATGAAAATGCTAGCTTCCCATGCATACTAGGGGATTTGACATATCTGCCTCGTCTAAGTATGCTTGATTGGGCGTTTTACCCAGGAAAACGTCTTCCTTCAACATTTCAGCCAGAATGTCTCGTTACGCTCCGTATGACGCACAGCAATCTCGAGAAGCTCTGGGGAGGAATCCAG CCCCTTGCAAATCTCAACGAGATGGATCTTAGCTTTTCCTATAAGCTGAAAGAAATGCCAAATCTTACGAATGCTACTAATCTTGAGACATTGACACTGACGGGCACAAGCCTGGTGGAGCTTCCCTCTTCTATTAAAAACTCACACAGACTGAAAGAGTTGAAGATGAGCTACTGTACTAAACTACGAGTCATTCCCACCAACAACATCAACTTAGCATCTCTTGAGAAAGTCGACATGAACGGTTGCTCACGGTTGAGAACTTTTCCAAATATTTCTAGCAACATTGAATATCTTGATGTAGGAAACACAAAGATAGAAGATGTTCCTGCGTCTGTTGCTGAACGCTGGTCTCGCCTCAAGTATCTTATCATAGGCAACAAAAGCCTCAAGAGATTAACGCATGTCCCTATAAATGTAATTTATCTAGACCTAAGCAACAGTGATATAAAGAGGATTCCAGATTGTGTCATCGGTCTCCGGCATCTGCACGATCTTATCATCAGAAACTGCAGAAAACTAGTGTCACTGCAGAGTCTTCCCCTTTCGGTTTGGCTTCTCGATGCAACTGATTGTGGATCGCTCAAAAGCGTACGTTTCTTGTTATCTGCATCAAGAGCGTATAGTACTACTCCCAACAAATGCAACGATGTGAAtttggagaaagaagagagaagagcaTCTTCCATTTTCCATCCATTCAGAAAGTCCATGTTCCGTAACTGTTTGAAACttgatgaagaagcaagaagGCTAATAATACAACGATGGGATAGGtgttctttttttgaaaaaagttaa